One Arachis hypogaea cultivar Tifrunner chromosome 2, arahy.Tifrunner.gnm2.J5K5, whole genome shotgun sequence genomic window, CTCAATGCTGAGGAATCCCTAAGTTGCAAGAATAATAGGTCCAATTTTAAAATGTTGTGCAGGTCAGCCCCTCACAATTTGAGGTACATGCAGGTTGGGCTTCTCGAAGGAAACCGTGAGTAATATTCAGAAGCTATTTGAATTGCTTGCTTTCTTGTACAGTTGTACTTGTACCTATGGTTTTCTATGTGGGTGGAATATTTTTGGCAGTTATGCATACATCTACACTTCAGATGGGATGTCTCTCCATGAGTTAGCAATGTTTATACTAAAAGAACGGAAATACACTGCAAAGTATAATGATGATCTATGCGTTGTCTGTTGGGATGGGGGAAACCTGCTGCTCTGTGATGGATGCCCAAGGTCGTTTCACAAAGGTCAGATGcaaaatttatgaaaaagaaacaaatgaaaTGCTTGCTTATTTattgtgtttcttctttttttaatgtGTTTCTCTCCTTTGCCAATTTCTACTACATTTTATTATCTTGATGCCTTATCTGAAGTTCTTCGCATATGATGAAATTGCAGCAGTGtcataaacaaacaaaatttttttcctCACTTCTTTTTACTATAATTGTCTGTTCATTTACTAAATTGGAAGAGGCTGTTGAGAAGAATATTTGCTTTGTTTAATAAATTAGAAGATAATTATCTTCGAACTGAACTATAATGTTGCATTGGTAATGTACAGAATGTGCATCAGTATCAAGTGTTCCTCGTGGTAATTGGTATTGTCAAATTTGCCAAAACATGTTCCAAAGAGAAAGTTTTGTTGCGGACAATGTCCATGCTGTGGCAGCAGAAAGGGTTGAAGGAGTTGGTCCCATTGAACAGATTGCCAGATGCATTCGGATAGTAAAAGATACCGATGCTGAGATGGGTGGATGTGTTTTGTGCGGGTAATATTATACATCTTATTGATTAGAAGTTTAGAACTATGAAGCCGAAGGGCTTCACTTCTTACAACAAATTTCTTGACATCAGCATTGTTGTCATGTTTGTAACTTCTCTATTCAAGTTAATTAATCATAAACTATTCACCCAAGTTGTATATTATAAAGGGGAAATTTTGTGTTTGTAGAGGTTCTGACTTCAGCAGATCAGGATTTGGTCCACGCACAATAATATTCTGTGATCAGGTATGTGGTTTTgtcttttttgttttgtattcTTTGATATTGCATTGAagcgccccccccccccccccccccccccccgcggTAGGATGTACAAGCATGTTCCCTTGTTTGAAGATGGCTCAATGATTATTAATTTTGGGTCATGATTGATGCAAATATCTAACTCTAGGGATTGATTTGGTTCTGcttaattttcttgtttgttgTAGTGTGAAAAGGAATACCATGTTGGTTGTTTGAGGGATCATAAGATGGCATTTTTAAAGGTATTCAATATTTTGCATTATATTTATTTGCAAATTTAAGCTCACTCTTGTTCTTCAGAAATAACATTTATGTCGCAAATGGCAGGAGTTGCCAGAAGGGATTTGGATTTGCTGCGATGATTGCACAAGGATACATTCTATTTTGGAGAACATCCTGGTTAGGGGGGCTGAGAGACTTCCGGAATCTCTCTTGGATGTAATAAAGGTGAAGCAAGAGGAAATACTTTTAGGACTACCTAATGAGATTGATGTAAGATGGAGACTTCTTAATGGAAAAATTGCTAGCTCTGAAACTAGGCCATTCCTTTTGCAGGCTGTGTCAATGTTTCACGTAAGTCATTGTCCGTCTGACTTGTTTCCATCTTCTTTCTTATTTGCCTCGAGTGCATGAAAGCGATGATCATATTTTGTTTTTCCAAGTTCCAACAAATGGCAAGCTGCtgcttttttgtatttttttaacacTTGTTCATACTATGCCTTTCTGATAATTGAAGGCGCgtttttagataaattaaattttacggtagtttcaaaatatatttatcttCAGCATTGACATATATATTGGTAACATTTATGATTTTATGTAATTTGTTTGGTGCCAACATTTCTGACATGAGTGGATAAGCTTCTGACAGTTGTAATGGCCTTTTTGCTTGTTGGCTTCAAATGTATATCAGTATATGCCATTCTGCATGTTTTTTTTACTGACTTTTATATTCTGTTTGTGTGTGTGTATTTGCATGTGTAACATGTTACTTGGGTGTGTATTTGTGTAATGAATTTTAAAACACTTGTGATTTGGTTCTTCTCTCTCCCCTTTGCCCTTTGAATTTGCCAATTGCATaagatcaataatagtttaataCAAATTATTGGACCACGGTACTTAGAGATCACTTGCATGTTTCAGGAATGTTTTGATGCTATTATTGATCCAGTTAGTGGAAGTGACCTTATTCCTGCCATGGTTTATGGGTAAGGAATTCCTTATAGAAAGAACATTTGTTCTGCTTTCCATTTTTCTCTTCAACTTCTTTGTTCTCTGTCTCATCTAACATCCCCGCccctccctcctcctcctcctcctcctcctcctcctcctctcttttGCTTACAGAAGGAGTGTACAGACTCAGGATTTTGGAGGATTTTATTGTGCATTATTAATGGTCAAGTAAGAACTGGTTTTCTCTGTTTATTATTTCACGCTTGCTCAACGGTGCTGTTTACATTTCTCTAATGTCCTTGAAGTTCATGTGTGGTATCTGCGGCTATGCTTCGAGTTTTTGGGAGAGATGTTGCAGAGCTCCCTTTAGTTGCAACGTGTTATAAGAACCGTGGAAAGGTAACTTGAATGGTTTCACAAAATGGAAGCTCGTTTTGAATGTGTTCAGCAATGATAGTCTTATTGCTATTATGCTGATTTGAGTAGTGGGATTAACTAGAAAAAACTGGTGGTGGTTGTGATATGATAACATTGGTTTGTCCTAAATAGGGTTATTTCCAAACGCTGTTCTCTTGCATTGAGAGGCTGCTGGCTTTCTTGAATGTGAAGAACTTTGTTCTACCAGCTGCTGAGGAAGCAATATCTATATGGACCGATAAATTCGGGTTTAGCCTGATGAAACCTGAGCAggtatatacacacacacacacacacatatttcATTGTATAATTTATGAGCTAGATCAATACCTTGCCACTTGGTTTTTGTGGCTAATAATTTAACTTAAATGGAAAAACATGATTTCAGCTTTACCCTTATGAATTATGATGCAGCTTAGCAATTATAGGAAGACCTTCGGTCAGATGATGGCATTCAAAGGGACAATTATGCTCGAAAAACCGGTTCCATCGTGTCGGATCGTCAATACCCGATCCTGAAAGGTCTCAATACAACATAAGTCATTCATGAAAGAAGGGGAAACCCCCTAACTTTTGTGTTTACTATTACTCATTCTGCTGGTTCTGTACATGTATTTTAAGCCATTTTTGAACATTTGTTTAAACATTTATATTGTCGTTATCGTGTTTTACGTTTTAGCTAAGCTACTCTATTAGTCTTGAGAATAGTGCTTTTACCAAGTTCCTGATGCTATGCAGAATAGTACAGCATGTCTTAGATTTTTAGATAAGCGTTTTAGTTAGTATAGCATTCTAATGCATCATTAAAAAGCATGAATAAACAAAAATTGGCAAAGCATCAAACCCACCTTAAGAGGGAATAAATTTCAGTGGTTTTACCCCACAAATTTTAAGTTCCCACAACAACAAAATCGAGGAAATTGAAAAAAGGTGTACAGGGGAAGATGAAAAATTGAAGAGATGGCACGTGAGTTTCAACTGATCAGAATCAGATCTGGAATTGCCACTGGGAATGAAATTCAAGCGGCACAACATGAAGAGCTTGTGCTTTTTTGTTTGTTGCATGCGCTTGCTGCTGCCGTCAACCACGGTGCTGTTTTTCGAAGGTGCCAAACGATGTGTTGTTGACGCTTACAATTCTCTTTTTAGTACCCCTCTCTACATCATCACCGGTAGACTCAAATATATACAAACTTGAAGTTTTTAACTTATGCCTCCCCTTTTGATGATTGATGGTCCTTAATATCTTGAATTAAGCATGAAATGCTCAAGCCAGATGAACCACCTTCTTCTAAAGACTTTCTTGCAATCTTTCCAAGTTGTATTGCCCTATCTCTTCTCTTTCTCCCTTCTTCACCTCCCTCCATACACATCTCTACAGCTTCCATAACCCTATTTTTCGTCACCAAAATCCCACATTTTTTTTCATCACCAAACCTTACCGGAACCTCAACTCCTATTCTAACTCCAACCTTCAAAATTTCCACAACAAACTTCTCATTCAAGAATTGTTCAGCAAATAAAGGCCAAGTTATCAATGGTATCCCAAACGAAACACCTTCAATTGTTGAATTCCAACCACAATGAGTTAAGAAGCCTCCAATTGAAGGGTGTGATAGTATCATAATTTGTGGTGCCCAACCCTTAATCAAAAGTCCTCTCCCTTTGACCCTTCTTTCAAAACCCTCATCCTCTAACCATTTTTCTAGCTCTAATGATGAACTTTCATCAGCATTTTTTACCACCCAAATGAATGGCCTATTTGATGCTTCTAAACCTAACCCTATTTCTATCAATTGTGATGTTACAAGCCTACACAAGCTACCAAGGCATACATAGATGACTGACCTTGGCTCCATCAATGTTAGCCATTCCAAGCATTGGCTTTCTTCAATGGAAGGTTTGTTCCCTCTCTCAAACATGTCCAAACTTGCCTTGTTGATCAAGGAAACTGGTCCCATGCACCAAACCCTCTTGTTCATCACTCTTTGGTACTCCTCAATACAACCCTTTTCCAATTCCTCAAAACTATTCATCACAATACCATGGGAAGACATCTCCGCCTCGCGCATTTTGTCCCTATAATCATCCAAATCCGGAAGCGCAACAAAAGCTCCTGGAAGCTGTGCCCTTGATATCTCAATATTCTGATGAATATGAGGAAGCCCCGGTATCACAAATCGCTCCAAGTCACTAGAGACTAAAGCATGTGAGTTGTGGAGCTTGATATTGTAGGAGCTTAGCAATGAGAAACATGACATGCCATGGAACACAAGCCTTGGAATCTTGAACCTTGTGGCGGTGATAGAAGTCCAAGATAGGCACTTATCGGAGATAATGCAACTTGGTGCATGATCATGAGTTTGAAGGTAGTGTTCCAAAGGTTCTTGAAGCATGTCAAGTGCATTGTAGAATCTCCTAAGAAGGTTTCTTGATGGCAAGGTATCTAGATTCTCACAGGCAAATGGTAGACCAACTTGTTGGCATTGGAATGGGATTATCAAGGGATAGATTTGGAGGCCTTGTTCAAATCTTGCTCTAAAAATTGTGTC contains:
- the LOC112759586 gene encoding UDP-glycosyltransferase 73D1-like yields the protein MALHFVLVPLFAQGHMIPMIDIAKILAKQKGVIVTLVTTAMNASRFEDTIFRARFEQGLQIYPLIIPFQCQQVGLPFACENLDTLPSRNLLRRFYNALDMLQEPLEHYLQTHDHAPSCIISDKCLSWTSITATRFKIPRLVFHGMSCFSLLSSYNIKLHNSHALVSSDLERFVIPGLPHIHQNIEISRAQLPGAFVALPDLDDYRDKMREAEMSSHGIVMNSFEELEKGCIEEYQRVMNKRVWCMGPVSLINKASLDMFERGNKPSIEESQCLEWLTLMEPRSVIYVCLGSLCRLVTSQLIEIGLGLEASNRPFIWVVKNADESSSLELEKWLEDEGFERRVKGRGLLIKGWAPQIMILSHPSIGGFLTHCGWNSTIEGVSFGIPLITWPLFAEQFLNEKFVVEILKVGVRIGVEVPVRFGDEKKCGILVTKNRVMEAVEMCMEGGEEGRKRRDRAIQLGKIARKSLEEGGSSGLSISCLIQDIKDHQSSKGEA